A window of Corallococcus macrosporus DSM 14697 contains these coding sequences:
- a CDS encoding dipeptide epimerase, producing the protein MTPTLITALRFEPLHLPLTEPFAIATGAQYAAENVLVRLTLADGTEGLGEAAPFPAVSGETQGSTLNALETVRAGLVGQDVRAWRPLSETLGDSLALAPSARCALETAMLDALARHYRVPMYVLLGGAQTSLDIDMTVTAGDVAHARRSAQAILGRGISTLKVKVGALTPGEDAARLVAIHEVAPGARLFADANGGYDVAEALAFLKELERADVPLALFEQPVPAQDVAGMAELTRRSRVPVCADESARSAKDVLRLIREGAAHAINIKTMKCGVVEALTMWSLARAAGLELMVGGMVESVLAMSTSAQLAAGLGGFSYADLDTPLFIASHPFQGGARYAGARLELPRDAPGHGVTLA; encoded by the coding sequence ATGACGCCCACCCTCATCACCGCCCTCCGCTTCGAGCCGCTGCACCTCCCGCTCACCGAGCCCTTCGCCATCGCCACCGGGGCGCAGTACGCCGCGGAGAACGTCCTGGTGCGGCTGACCCTCGCGGACGGCACGGAGGGGCTGGGCGAGGCCGCGCCCTTCCCCGCGGTCAGCGGTGAGACACAGGGCAGCACCTTGAACGCGTTGGAGACGGTGCGCGCGGGGCTGGTGGGCCAGGACGTTCGCGCCTGGAGGCCCCTGTCCGAGACCTTGGGGGATTCGCTCGCGCTGGCGCCCTCCGCCCGGTGCGCCTTGGAGACGGCGATGCTCGACGCGCTGGCCCGGCACTACCGCGTCCCCATGTACGTACTGCTGGGCGGCGCGCAGACCTCGCTGGACATCGACATGACGGTCACCGCGGGCGACGTGGCGCATGCGCGAAGGTCCGCGCAGGCCATCCTGGGGCGCGGCATCTCCACGCTGAAGGTCAAGGTCGGCGCGCTGACGCCCGGCGAGGACGCGGCGCGGCTCGTCGCCATTCATGAAGTAGCGCCCGGAGCCCGGCTCTTCGCGGATGCCAACGGCGGCTATGACGTGGCCGAGGCGCTCGCCTTCCTGAAGGAGCTGGAGCGCGCGGACGTCCCGCTGGCCCTCTTCGAACAGCCCGTGCCCGCGCAGGACGTGGCGGGCATGGCGGAGCTCACGCGGCGCTCGCGCGTGCCGGTGTGCGCGGATGAATCCGCTCGCTCCGCGAAGGATGTGCTGCGGCTCATCCGGGAAGGCGCCGCGCATGCCATCAACATCAAGACGATGAAGTGCGGCGTCGTGGAGGCGCTGACGATGTGGAGCCTGGCGCGCGCCGCCGGCCTGGAGCTGATGGTGGGCGGCATGGTGGAGAGCGTGCTGGCCATGTCCACCTCGGCCCAGCTCGCCGCCGGGCTGGGAGGCTTCTCCTACGCTGACCTGGATACGCCGCTGTTCATCGCGAGCCACCCTTTCCAGGGTGGGGCCCGGTACGCAGGCGCCCGGCTGGAGCTGCCGCGGGACGCGCCGGGGCACGGCGTCACGCTGGCGTGA
- a CDS encoding ATP-binding protein: MPDTNVMLAALEEAERHQPDGCMVFHAVRDAAGALVDFQWAWANHAGARALGHAPESLRGQRLRELTPGSALAVRMDVLRSVVEAGRPAVDSFQEGEAWLQATAVPLRDGVLLRLRDVTSALRLEEGVRETLDWVRSVLEATPDAFFTVDADWRVTYVNHEAAAISGRSQEQLFRQILWQACPELLGTRMERELRRVAGGAGPTIFEWRATPGRWHEVHAWGANGNVSIFGRDVTARKQAEAERDMLLSREHSGRLEAEALVHERTRELMVARERLVQSEKLAMAGQLAAGVGHEINNPLSYVVGNLQFALEQLAPFTARLEARDALACALGEAMEALREAKEGAERIRNTVRDLQTFARAEEPRLSPVDVHAALEFGLAMAMPHLRHRARVEKRLGEVPTVMAHEGRLGQVFLQLLVNAAQAIPEGDVARYQVTLSSWREGASVVVEVADNGHGMAPEVLERAFEPFFTTRPLGEGAGLGLSTSLGLVRGMGGELSATSAPGQGSVFQVRLPSTQSAAPSVRAAEDQVPPGRKRVLVVDDEPLLASVLGRILGARHDVVVVHSGREALDTLARDADFDRVFCDLMMADLTGMDVYEALSSRQPELLKRFVFMTGGGFSERARVFLQTVPVPRIEKPFELGVLHALVEDAPPRAGT, translated from the coding sequence GTGCCTGACACAAACGTGATGTTGGCGGCGCTCGAGGAAGCGGAGCGGCACCAGCCCGACGGCTGCATGGTGTTTCACGCCGTGCGGGACGCCGCCGGTGCGTTGGTCGACTTCCAGTGGGCCTGGGCGAACCACGCGGGGGCGCGGGCCCTGGGGCACGCGCCGGAGTCGCTGCGGGGCCAGCGCCTGCGCGAGCTGACGCCGGGCTCGGCACTGGCCGTCCGGATGGACGTGCTCCGGAGCGTGGTGGAAGCCGGGCGCCCCGCCGTGGACAGCTTCCAGGAAGGGGAGGCGTGGCTCCAGGCAACCGCGGTGCCGCTGCGGGACGGGGTGCTGCTTCGGCTGCGTGACGTCACCAGCGCCCTGCGGTTGGAGGAGGGCGTCCGCGAAACCCTGGACTGGGTGCGGAGCGTGCTGGAGGCCACACCCGACGCGTTCTTCACGGTGGATGCGGACTGGCGCGTCACCTACGTGAATCACGAGGCGGCGGCCATCAGCGGGCGCTCCCAGGAGCAGCTCTTCCGGCAGATTCTGTGGCAGGCGTGTCCGGAGTTGCTGGGCACGCGGATGGAGCGCGAGCTGCGCCGGGTGGCGGGCGGCGCGGGTCCCACCATCTTCGAATGGCGCGCCACGCCGGGCCGCTGGCACGAGGTGCACGCCTGGGGCGCCAACGGCAACGTGTCCATCTTCGGGCGGGACGTCACCGCGAGGAAGCAGGCGGAGGCGGAGCGGGACATGCTCCTGTCTCGCGAGCACTCCGGCCGCCTGGAAGCGGAGGCCCTGGTCCACGAGCGCACCCGCGAGCTGATGGTCGCGCGAGAGCGCCTGGTGCAGTCGGAGAAGCTGGCCATGGCGGGGCAGCTCGCGGCGGGCGTGGGGCACGAAATCAACAACCCGCTCTCCTACGTCGTGGGCAACCTCCAGTTCGCCCTGGAGCAGCTCGCGCCCTTCACGGCCCGGCTGGAGGCGCGGGACGCGCTGGCCTGCGCCCTGGGCGAAGCGATGGAGGCCCTGCGCGAGGCGAAGGAGGGCGCCGAGCGCATCCGCAACACCGTGCGTGATTTGCAGACCTTCGCCCGGGCGGAGGAGCCGCGGCTGTCCCCGGTGGACGTGCACGCGGCGCTGGAGTTCGGCCTCGCCATGGCGATGCCCCACCTGCGCCACCGGGCCCGGGTGGAGAAGCGCCTGGGCGAGGTGCCCACGGTGATGGCGCACGAGGGGCGGCTGGGGCAGGTGTTCCTCCAACTGCTCGTCAACGCCGCGCAGGCCATCCCGGAAGGCGATGTGGCGCGCTACCAGGTGACGCTCTCGTCCTGGAGGGAGGGCGCGTCGGTGGTGGTGGAGGTGGCGGACAACGGCCACGGCATGGCGCCCGAGGTGCTGGAGCGCGCCTTCGAGCCCTTCTTCACCACCCGCCCCCTGGGAGAGGGCGCCGGGCTGGGCCTGTCCACCAGCCTGGGGCTGGTGCGCGGCATGGGCGGCGAGCTGTCGGCCACGAGCGCGCCAGGGCAGGGCAGCGTCTTCCAGGTGCGGCTGCCCTCCACGCAGTCCGCCGCGCCCTCCGTCCGAGCAGCGGAGGACCAGGTCCCTCCCGGCCGGAAGCGGGTGTTGGTGGTGGATGACGAGCCGCTGCTGGCCTCGGTGCTGGGCCGCATCCTCGGCGCGCGTCACGACGTGGTGGTGGTCCACAGCGGGCGCGAGGCGCTGGACACGCTGGCGCGCGACGCGGACTTCGACCGCGTCTTCTGTGACTTGATGATGGCGGACCTGACGGGGATGGACGTGTACGAAGCCCTGTCCTCGCGTCAGCCGGAGCTGCTGAAGCGCTTCGTCTTCATGACGGGCGGCGGCTTCTCCGAGCGGGCCCGCGTCTTCCTCCAGACGGTGCCGGTGCCACGCATCGAGAAGCCCTTCGAGCTGGGCGTCCTGCACGCGCTGGTGGAGGACGCCCCGCCGCGCGCCGGAACCTGA
- a CDS encoding suppressor of fused domain protein — MKAPETDEDFIQWYEDCWADRDEVEYPKMFGAIDEGVFTLDQTDAIQAWMESELAQVQEADPNWGPMGVRVAPPSESYPYWTYVTSGLSNPFTAAPGEDIPDDAPSGLGYEMVIHTPEEAKWPVFRLLDMMAYNLVSLRAFAMGHRYPVEGSLDGGESKLGGFVFVRDPSRPDHFVLPSGKVQLLTLVGATRNEMAFARSNGMDKLMAKLVAAGSGYITRPDRDEVKL; from the coding sequence ATGAAAGCCCCGGAGACGGACGAAGACTTCATCCAGTGGTACGAGGACTGCTGGGCGGACCGCGACGAAGTCGAGTATCCGAAGATGTTCGGCGCCATTGACGAAGGCGTCTTCACGCTCGACCAGACGGATGCCATCCAGGCGTGGATGGAGAGTGAGCTGGCCCAGGTCCAGGAAGCCGACCCCAATTGGGGTCCCATGGGCGTGCGCGTCGCTCCGCCCAGTGAGAGCTACCCCTACTGGACCTATGTCACCAGTGGACTGTCCAACCCCTTCACCGCGGCACCCGGAGAGGACATCCCCGACGACGCGCCCAGCGGGCTGGGCTACGAGATGGTCATCCACACGCCTGAAGAGGCGAAGTGGCCGGTGTTCCGGCTGCTGGACATGATGGCCTACAACCTCGTGTCCCTGCGCGCCTTCGCCATGGGCCACCGCTACCCGGTGGAAGGCTCTCTGGATGGTGGCGAGTCCAAGCTGGGCGGCTTCGTGTTCGTCCGGGATCCGTCCCGGCCCGACCACTTCGTGCTCCCCAGCGGCAAGGTGCAGCTCCTCACCCTGGTGGGCGCCACCCGCAACGAGATGGCCTTCGCCCGCTCCAACGGCATGGACAAGCTGATGGCCAAGCTGGTCGCCGCGGGCTCCGGCTACATCACCCGGCCGGACCGGGACGAAGTGAAGCTGTAA
- a CDS encoding GNAT family N-acetyltransferase, whose protein sequence is MPADTSLRLRILEAVTDAPADGWDALAGPDAPPFIRHAWLAAMEESGSATEETGWAPHHLTLWRGPRLVAAAPAYLKFHSMGEYIYDFGWADAAARLGVEYYPKLVVGGPLSPATVPRFLIAPGEDVPALRRALLAAAAGSAQEAGCSSVHVLYPTGDEADFLEAEGLARRITLQFHWKNPGYASYDDYLARFDSKRRNQLRRERGAAATQGITLRTVRGEALSQEHARRAYDFYTSTCERHAWGQIQLTPDFFARVFRTMPDAVELVEAVRGPKVIAGAFNLATAERLYGRYWGAFEEHPFLHFHVCLYHSVEDCIRAGRKVFEPGAGGEHKVSRGFEPTAVHSAHLIFDKTLDGAVRGFLRREHARLAPAVEEAERICGLKPWPLAGSPGASGATGT, encoded by the coding sequence GTGCCCGCCGATACCTCGCTCCGTCTCCGCATCCTCGAAGCAGTGACTGATGCCCCGGCCGATGGCTGGGACGCGCTCGCCGGCCCCGACGCCCCGCCCTTCATCCGGCATGCCTGGCTGGCCGCCATGGAGGAGAGCGGAAGCGCCACCGAGGAGACGGGCTGGGCGCCGCATCACCTCACGCTGTGGCGTGGCCCCAGGCTGGTGGCCGCCGCGCCCGCGTACCTCAAGTTCCACAGCATGGGCGAGTACATCTACGACTTCGGCTGGGCGGACGCCGCCGCCCGGCTCGGTGTCGAGTACTACCCGAAGCTCGTCGTGGGCGGGCCGCTGTCCCCCGCCACCGTGCCCCGCTTCCTCATCGCCCCGGGCGAGGACGTGCCCGCCCTGCGCCGCGCCCTGCTCGCCGCGGCCGCCGGGAGCGCCCAGGAGGCGGGCTGCTCGTCCGTCCATGTCCTGTATCCGACGGGGGACGAGGCGGACTTCCTGGAGGCCGAGGGGCTCGCCCGGCGCATCACCCTCCAGTTCCATTGGAAGAACCCGGGCTACGCCAGCTACGACGACTACCTGGCGCGCTTCGACTCCAAGCGCCGCAACCAGCTCAGGCGCGAGCGCGGGGCCGCGGCCACCCAGGGCATCACCCTGCGCACGGTGCGAGGCGAGGCGCTCTCCCAGGAGCATGCCCGGCGCGCCTACGACTTCTACACCTCCACCTGCGAGCGCCACGCCTGGGGGCAGATTCAGCTCACCCCTGACTTCTTCGCGCGCGTCTTCCGCACGATGCCGGACGCGGTGGAGCTGGTGGAGGCCGTTCGTGGCCCAAAGGTCATTGCCGGCGCCTTCAACCTGGCCACCGCGGAGCGCCTCTATGGCCGCTATTGGGGCGCCTTCGAGGAGCACCCCTTCCTCCACTTCCACGTCTGCCTGTACCACTCCGTGGAGGACTGCATCCGGGCCGGCCGCAAGGTGTTCGAGCCCGGCGCCGGGGGCGAGCACAAGGTGTCCCGGGGCTTCGAGCCCACCGCCGTGCACAGCGCCCATCTCATCTTCGACAAGACACTGGACGGCGCGGTGCGGGGCTTCCTCCGCCGGGAGCACGCGCGGCTGGCGCCCGCCGTGGAGGAGGCCGAGCGCATCTGCGGGCTGAAGCCCTGGCCCCTGGCCGGCTCCCCCGGCGCCAGCGGGGCCACCGGCACCTGA
- a CDS encoding acyl-CoA desaturase: protein MAVLIFFVSHWLLCVFFQSFFQHRYAAHRMYTMGPKTERVMHLLTYLVQGSSYLSPKAYAILHREHHAFSDTEKDPHSPHFFKDVARMMWHTKARYDDYAAGRGQPEARFLGGYPEWPLVDTTLRTSWFATLGWVAFYSAFYVAFATAPWQFLLLPLHFLMGPVHGAIVNWCGHKYGYRNFDSTDKSRNSLPMDFLCMGELFQNNHHKYGSSPNFAARKFELDPTWQVMRVLALLRIIRIATPQRAVWPEAARSAGAARAA from the coding sequence ATGGCCGTCCTCATCTTCTTCGTCTCGCACTGGCTGCTCTGTGTGTTCTTCCAGAGCTTCTTCCAGCACCGGTACGCGGCCCACCGCATGTACACCATGGGGCCGAAGACGGAGCGGGTGATGCACCTGCTCACCTACCTGGTGCAGGGCTCGTCGTACCTTTCGCCCAAGGCGTACGCCATCCTCCACCGCGAGCACCATGCCTTCTCCGACACCGAGAAGGACCCGCACTCGCCCCACTTCTTCAAGGATGTGGCGCGGATGATGTGGCACACCAAGGCGCGCTACGACGACTACGCGGCCGGCCGCGGCCAGCCCGAGGCCCGCTTCCTGGGCGGCTATCCGGAGTGGCCGCTCGTGGACACCACGCTGCGCACCTCGTGGTTCGCCACGCTGGGCTGGGTGGCCTTCTACTCCGCCTTCTATGTGGCCTTCGCCACGGCGCCCTGGCAGTTCCTGCTGCTGCCCCTGCACTTCCTCATGGGCCCCGTTCACGGCGCCATCGTCAACTGGTGCGGCCACAAGTACGGCTACCGGAACTTCGACAGCACCGACAAGTCGCGCAACTCGCTGCCCATGGACTTCCTCTGCATGGGGGAGCTCTTCCAGAACAACCACCACAAGTACGGCAGCAGCCCCAACTTCGCGGCCCGGAAGTTCGAACTGGACCCCACGTGGCAGGTGATGCGCGTGCTGGCCCTGCTGCGCATCATTCGCATCGCCACTCCACAGCGCGCCGTCTGGCCCGAGGCCGCTCGGTCGGCGGGCGCCGCCCGGGCCGCCTGA
- the bioA gene encoding adenosylmethionine--8-amino-7-oxononanoate transaminase translates to MKRADIVGLDKAHVWHPYTAMEAYIAETDPLVVARSEGPYLHDVDGTRYLDANGSWWVSTLGHRHPRLLRALAEQAATLPHVSLAGITHEPAALLASELAAIAPGSDRPDLPASERLARVFYSDNGSTAVEVAIKMAAQYWAQNGHPRRTRFITLSGAFHGETMGATSVGGVPLFREVFGPLLFDVVHAPSPAEEGGWARAFEQVQAALRAHPDEIAGVILEPVLQGAAGMLMYSPDFVRAVREATREVDTFLIADEVFTGLGRTGARFAVDLAGVVPDMLCLAKALSGGILPFGATLATERVFSGFLGPSSRALYYGHSYCGNPLGAAIAREVLAVYRDEDVMGQVARKAPLVKAAFERMAATIPGLVRPRAVGMVGALDLGGGGYLARGGWRVYEAARRRGLYLRPMGDTVYIAPALNISEEALEELLSGVEASLREVASG, encoded by the coding sequence GTGAAGCGGGCGGACATCGTTGGACTGGACAAGGCGCACGTCTGGCATCCCTACACGGCGATGGAGGCCTACATCGCGGAGACGGATCCACTGGTGGTGGCGCGCTCGGAAGGGCCGTACCTCCATGACGTGGACGGCACGCGCTACCTGGACGCCAACGGCTCCTGGTGGGTGTCCACGCTGGGCCACCGTCACCCGCGCCTGCTTCGCGCGCTCGCCGAGCAGGCCGCCACGCTCCCCCACGTCTCGCTGGCGGGCATCACCCACGAGCCCGCGGCGCTGCTGGCGTCGGAGCTGGCGGCCATCGCCCCCGGCTCGGACCGCCCGGACCTCCCCGCGTCCGAGCGCCTGGCTCGCGTCTTCTATTCGGACAACGGCAGCACCGCGGTGGAGGTGGCCATCAAGATGGCGGCCCAGTACTGGGCGCAGAACGGCCACCCGCGACGCACCCGCTTCATCACCCTGTCGGGCGCCTTCCATGGAGAGACGATGGGCGCCACCAGCGTGGGAGGTGTCCCGCTGTTCCGTGAAGTCTTCGGCCCCTTGCTCTTCGACGTGGTGCACGCCCCGTCGCCCGCGGAGGAGGGCGGCTGGGCGCGCGCTTTCGAGCAGGTCCAGGCCGCCCTGCGAGCACACCCGGATGAGATTGCCGGCGTGATTCTGGAGCCGGTGCTCCAAGGCGCCGCGGGCATGCTGATGTATTCGCCGGACTTCGTCCGGGCGGTGCGGGAGGCCACCCGCGAGGTGGACACCTTCCTCATCGCCGACGAGGTCTTCACGGGGCTGGGGCGCACGGGCGCACGCTTCGCGGTGGACCTGGCGGGCGTGGTGCCAGACATGCTGTGTCTGGCGAAGGCCCTCTCGGGCGGCATCCTGCCGTTCGGCGCCACCCTGGCCACCGAGCGCGTCTTCTCCGGCTTCCTCGGACCGTCGAGCCGGGCCCTCTATTACGGGCACTCGTACTGCGGAAACCCGCTGGGGGCCGCCATTGCCCGGGAGGTGCTGGCCGTCTACCGGGACGAAGACGTGATGGGGCAGGTGGCCCGGAAGGCCCCGCTCGTAAAGGCCGCCTTCGAGCGGATGGCCGCCACGATTCCAGGCCTGGTCCGCCCCCGCGCGGTGGGAATGGTGGGGGCGTTGGACCTGGGCGGCGGCGGCTACCTCGCGCGAGGGGGCTGGCGGGTGTACGAGGCCGCGCGCCGCCGAGGGCTCTACCTGCGGCCCATGGGGGACACCGTGTACATCGCGCCCGCGCTCAATATCTCTGAAGAGGCGCTCGAGGAGCTCCTCTCCGGGGTGGAGGCGTCGCTCCGGGAAGTGGCCAGTGGCTGA
- a CDS encoding AI-2E family transporter, with protein MDGQPERDVLAPLIFRRKVHVHPPRILLAVLFCAELAGIVGAVVAVPVAATIPIIPREVLQFRQERGASGPPAGPA; from the coding sequence ATGGACGGACAGCCCGAGCGCGACGTCCTGGCGCCGCTCATCTTCCGGCGAAAGGTGCACGTCCATCCGCCGCGCATCCTCCTGGCGGTGCTGTTCTGCGCGGAGCTGGCGGGCATTGTCGGCGCGGTAGTCGCGGTGCCCGTGGCCGCCACCATCCCCATCATCCCCCGGGAAGTCCTCCAGTTCCGGCAGGAGCGCGGCGCGTCCGGCCCGCCAGCGGGCCCGGCATGA
- a CDS encoding phage tail protein, giving the protein MSEPFIGQVMMFAGNFPPRGWAFCQGQILSIAQNTALFSILGTTYGGNGQTTFALPDLRGRYPMQPGQGPGLSPRTLGEQGGTETVTLIANQMPAHTHSLNVSSQQGDTETPVGTVLAADSTATVLNYRAAPIDGTMNPAAIGVAGGSQPHNNMSPFLCINFIIALEGIYPSRN; this is encoded by the coding sequence GTGTCAGAGCCCTTCATCGGTCAGGTCATGATGTTCGCAGGCAACTTCCCTCCGCGAGGCTGGGCTTTCTGCCAGGGGCAAATTCTCTCCATCGCCCAGAACACGGCGCTCTTCTCCATCCTCGGCACCACGTATGGCGGCAACGGGCAGACGACGTTCGCGCTGCCGGACCTGCGAGGCCGGTATCCCATGCAGCCGGGACAAGGCCCGGGCCTGTCGCCGCGCACCCTGGGAGAGCAGGGCGGCACTGAAACCGTGACGCTGATTGCGAACCAGATGCCCGCGCACACCCACTCCTTGAACGTGAGCAGCCAGCAGGGCGATACGGAGACCCCGGTGGGGACAGTGCTCGCGGCGGACTCCACGGCGACCGTGCTCAACTACCGGGCCGCGCCCATTGACGGGACGATGAACCCCGCGGCCATCGGTGTCGCCGGCGGCAGCCAGCCGCACAACAACATGTCTCCCTTCCTCTGCATCAACTTCATCATCGCCCTGGAAGGCATCTATCCGTCGCGGAACTGA